A window of the Natronomonas salina genome harbors these coding sequences:
- a CDS encoding phosphoglycerate kinase, translating into MIRTLDDLDAEGAALGVRVDINSPLDDGSLSDDARLRAHVDTIQELCDRGARVALLAHQGRPGGDEFADLSVHADRLDELLEAPVDYCDSTFSSSARERIADLEDGSAVLLENTRFYSEEYMSLEPEEAADTHLVHKLAPELDAYVNDAFAAAHRSQPSIVGFPTVLPAYAGRVMEREIDVLGNIGESPEPRVYVLGGAKVDDSIDVARSVLERGLADAILTTGIVGNAFLLADGVSLGAASAAVVNERSHEAVKQAGDLLDDFSHRIYVPRDVAVERDGERVELDLDDLPAEEPAMDIGARTLAAYADILEDAGTAILNGPAGVFEDELFEEGTRELYKAATRAEMSIVGGGDTAAAMRSLGVEGFDHVSTGGGAALTMLTGGSLEGVEVLDQ; encoded by the coding sequence ATGATACGGACGCTCGACGACCTGGACGCCGAGGGCGCCGCACTCGGGGTCCGCGTCGACATCAACAGTCCGCTCGACGACGGCTCTCTCTCCGACGACGCCCGGCTGCGCGCCCACGTCGACACCATCCAGGAGCTGTGCGACCGCGGGGCGCGCGTGGCGCTGCTCGCCCACCAGGGCCGCCCCGGCGGCGACGAGTTCGCCGACCTCTCCGTCCACGCCGACCGCCTCGACGAACTCCTCGAGGCGCCGGTCGACTACTGCGATTCGACGTTCTCGTCGTCGGCCCGCGAGCGCATCGCCGACCTCGAGGACGGCAGCGCCGTCCTGCTGGAGAACACCCGCTTCTACTCGGAGGAGTACATGTCCCTCGAGCCCGAGGAGGCCGCCGACACCCACCTCGTCCACAAGCTCGCCCCGGAACTCGACGCCTACGTCAACGACGCCTTCGCGGCGGCCCACCGGAGCCAGCCGTCCATCGTCGGCTTCCCGACGGTCCTGCCCGCCTACGCCGGCCGCGTGATGGAGCGGGAGATCGACGTCCTCGGGAACATCGGCGAGAGCCCGGAGCCGCGCGTGTACGTCCTCGGCGGCGCGAAGGTCGACGACTCCATCGACGTCGCCCGGTCCGTCCTCGAGCGCGGACTGGCCGACGCCATCCTGACCACGGGCATCGTCGGCAACGCCTTCCTGCTGGCCGACGGCGTCTCCCTGGGCGCCGCCTCCGCCGCGGTGGTCAACGAGCGCAGCCACGAGGCCGTCAAGCAGGCCGGCGACCTGCTGGACGACTTCAGCCACCGGATCTACGTCCCCCGCGACGTCGCCGTCGAGCGCGACGGCGAGCGCGTCGAACTCGACCTCGACGACCTCCCGGCCGAGGAGCCCGCGATGGACATCGGCGCGCGGACGCTGGCCGCCTACGCCGACATCCTGGAGGACGCCGGCACAGCCATCCTCAACGGCCCGGCGGGCGTCTTCGAGGACGAGCTGTTCGAGGAGGGCACCCGGGAGCTCTACAAGGCCGCCACGCGCGCGGAGATGAGTATCGTGGGCGGCGGCGACACCGCCGCGGCGATGCGGAGCCTCGGCGTCGAGGGGTTCGACCACGTCTCCACCGGCGGGGGCGCGGCGCTGACGATGCTGACCGGGGGGTCACTGGAGGGCGTCGAGGTCCTCGACCAGTAG
- a CDS encoding GNAT family N-acetyltransferase has translation MSPDLPAGVTVEFANSLDADDIADLWVELAADQRRHGSNLLPDANRTRVHETMLKHVVTNTALVARHDDDVVGFVTFGQESERFQQDVTRGIVHNIYVEEDHRGKGIGTALLRTAEETLVDRGVDTLGLQAMAANDAAREFYRRHGYEPHQVEFEKSAESDSLTTDD, from the coding sequence GTGTCGCCCGACCTCCCGGCCGGCGTCACCGTCGAGTTCGCCAACAGCCTCGACGCCGACGACATCGCGGACCTCTGGGTCGAACTCGCCGCGGACCAGCGCCGACACGGTTCGAACCTCCTCCCCGACGCGAACCGGACCCGCGTCCACGAGACCATGCTGAAGCACGTGGTCACCAACACGGCGCTCGTGGCGCGCCACGACGACGACGTCGTCGGCTTCGTCACCTTCGGCCAGGAGTCCGAGCGGTTCCAGCAGGACGTCACCCGCGGCATCGTTCACAACATCTACGTCGAGGAGGACCACCGCGGGAAGGGGATCGGCACCGCCCTGCTGCGGACGGCCGAGGAGACGCTCGTCGACCGGGGGGTCGACACGCTCGGCCTGCAGGCGATGGCGGCCAACGACGCCGCCCGGGAGTTCTACCGCCGGCACGGGTACGAACCGCACCAGGTGGAGTTCGAGAAGTCGGCCGAAAGCGATAGCCTGACAACGGACGATTGA
- a CDS encoding catalase gives MADDTPQNGNDDRDQDDETEATTDRSRSDSDSDAVRSDGGTSGEGDGETPDNEKQDQLEEVRENSEGETLTTDHGVPVTDTNNSLKAGQRGPTIMEDFHFREKMTQFDHESIPERVVHARGSGAHGYFQPYEDPDLGEYDDISELTKAGLFQDPDERTPVFVRFSTVVGSRGSPDTVRDVRGFATKFYTEAGNWDLVGNNMPPFFIQDAMEFPDLVHAIKPEPDDGMPQASAAHDTFWDFASLKPETTHMLMWVLSGRALPRAYRMMQGFGVHTFRLVDEDGDATFVKFHWTPKLGTHQLVWDETQKIAGKNPDFNRMDLYDVIEAGHEPEWELGVQIFGEEEAESFDFDVLDPTKIVPETEVPVRPIGRMVLTETPDNFFAEVEQVAFHPGNVVPGIDFSNDPLLQGRLFSYQDTQLNRFGSANWDEIPINRSLAERHNNQRAGFMRQEINEGKASYKPNSIGDDDPQEAPAEAGGYEHFAEKIDGEKIRQRSDSFEEHFSQARLFWNSMADHEQQNIIDAAHFELGKVDRREIRERMVYDLFNNVDHEFAKRVAEGIGVEPPEEPGEEMPTHDRTDPTLSMSSRPADSIETRKVAVLLDDGFDADHLTAVKDELESRDARVKVVSKVLGEKESEDGETVEADKNHVSTESVLFDAVFVPGGHQNVRSLQEQGDAKHFVAEAFKHKKPIAAIGEGADLLETVDLPGVEISEGDRGTVSDDGVVTSRDDDLESFAEAFVDAIRAHRHWERDPKEVPA, from the coding sequence ATGGCTGACGACACTCCTCAGAACGGGAACGACGACCGCGACCAGGACGACGAAACGGAGGCGACCACCGATCGGTCACGGAGCGATTCGGATTCCGACGCTGTCAGATCCGACGGCGGCACGAGCGGTGAAGGCGACGGAGAAACCCCCGACAACGAGAAACAGGACCAGCTCGAGGAGGTCCGGGAGAACTCCGAGGGCGAGACGCTGACGACCGACCACGGCGTCCCCGTCACCGACACGAACAACTCTCTGAAGGCGGGCCAGCGCGGCCCGACCATCATGGAGGACTTCCACTTCCGGGAGAAGATGACGCAGTTCGACCACGAGTCCATCCCGGAGCGGGTCGTCCACGCGCGGGGGTCCGGTGCTCACGGCTACTTCCAGCCCTACGAGGACCCGGACCTCGGCGAGTACGACGACATCTCCGAGCTGACGAAGGCCGGCCTCTTCCAGGACCCGGACGAACGGACGCCCGTCTTCGTGCGGTTCTCGACGGTCGTCGGCTCGCGTGGGTCGCCCGACACCGTCCGGGACGTCCGTGGCTTCGCCACGAAGTTCTACACCGAAGCTGGCAACTGGGACCTCGTCGGGAACAACATGCCGCCGTTCTTCATCCAGGACGCCATGGAGTTCCCCGACCTCGTCCACGCCATCAAGCCCGAGCCGGACGACGGGATGCCGCAGGCGTCCGCAGCCCACGACACCTTCTGGGACTTCGCCTCGCTCAAACCCGAGACCACCCACATGCTCATGTGGGTGCTCTCGGGGCGGGCGCTGCCCCGGGCCTACCGGATGATGCAGGGGTTCGGCGTCCACACCTTCCGCCTCGTCGACGAGGACGGCGACGCGACGTTCGTGAAGTTCCACTGGACGCCGAAGCTCGGCACCCACCAGCTCGTCTGGGACGAGACCCAGAAGATCGCGGGCAAGAACCCCGACTTCAACCGGATGGACCTCTACGACGTCATCGAGGCCGGCCACGAGCCCGAGTGGGAACTCGGCGTCCAGATATTCGGCGAAGAGGAGGCCGAGTCCTTCGACTTCGACGTCCTGGACCCGACGAAGATCGTCCCAGAGACGGAGGTCCCCGTCCGTCCCATCGGTCGGATGGTCCTGACCGAGACGCCGGACAACTTCTTCGCCGAGGTCGAGCAGGTGGCCTTCCACCCCGGGAACGTGGTCCCGGGTATCGACTTCTCGAACGACCCGCTGCTACAGGGGCGGCTGTTCTCCTATCAGGACACCCAACTCAACCGGTTCGGGAGCGCCAACTGGGACGAGATCCCCATCAACCGGTCGCTGGCCGAACGGCACAACAACCAGCGGGCCGGCTTCATGCGCCAGGAGATCAACGAAGGGAAGGCCTCCTACAAACCCAACTCCATCGGCGACGACGATCCCCAGGAAGCGCCGGCGGAGGCGGGCGGCTACGAGCACTTCGCCGAGAAGATCGACGGCGAGAAGATCCGCCAGCGGAGCGACAGCTTCGAGGAACACTTCTCGCAGGCGCGGCTGTTCTGGAACTCGATGGCCGATCACGAACAGCAGAACATAATCGACGCGGCGCACTTCGAACTCGGGAAGGTCGACCGGAGGGAGATACGCGAGCGGATGGTCTACGATCTCTTCAACAACGTCGATCACGAGTTCGCAAAGCGAGTCGCCGAAGGGATCGGTGTCGAACCGCCCGAGGAACCGGGCGAGGAGATGCCGACCCACGATCGGACCGATCCGACCCTGAGCATGTCGAGTCGGCCCGCCGACTCCATCGAGACGCGGAAGGTCGCCGTCCTCCTCGACGACGGGTTCGACGCCGATCACCTGACGGCAGTGAAGGACGAACTGGAGTCGCGCGACGCTCGTGTCAAGGTCGTCTCGAAGGTCCTTGGCGAGAAGGAATCCGAAGACGGTGAGACCGTCGAGGCCGACAAGAACCACGTCTCGACGGAGTCAGTCCTGTTCGATGCCGTCTTCGTCCCCGGCGGTCACCAGAACGTCCGGTCGCTCCAGGAGCAGGGCGACGCCAAGCACTTCGTCGCCGAGGCGTTCAAACACAAGAAACCGATCGCGGCGATCGGCGAGGGCGCGGATCTCCTCGAGACCGTCGACCTCCCCGGAGTGGAGATCTCCGAAGGGGACCGCGGGACGGTCTCCGACGACGGCGTCGTCACCAGCCGCGACGACGACCTCGAGTCGTTCGCGGAGGCGTTCGTCGACGCGATTCGCGCTCACCGTCACTGGGAGCGCGACCCGAAGGAAGTGCCGGCCTGA